Proteins from a genomic interval of Debaryomyces hansenii CBS767 chromosome E complete sequence:
- a CDS encoding DEHA2E14916p (weakly similar to uniprot|P32832 Saccharomyces cerevisiae YMR091c NPL6 Nuclear protein that may have a role in nuclear protein import and similar to ca|CA4839|CaNPL6 Candida albicans CaNPL6 Nuclear protein localization factor (by homology)), whose product MPRSRSRQSKRTQSPEETRSPRSSRVRRADLSGLDLNPEEVDDDEEYSEQMQDDDDEEDVTKNGSEDNEEEVISKRNSRKRKIDSDEDEDEDEDDDKVEEDGIEDEEDGEEEEEEDQEEEEEEGEEEEEEEKKKPIERKVQIHMEDKRRGPKKRGRKRTRLTITDDGFFDEEGNTLNIIDDEVVLDDEDAKGKEKIDEYGNLQGNRQFRMKVFTVLGNGDKKFMISTEPARLVGFRDSYLLFKTHRNLFKKVCTHEEKIDLIDRHIIPNSYKGRSVNLVAARSIFREFGARIIKEGKKVIDDFWEQRAIDNGDVPGEYADPAELYGNLYKQPAVLGDTGSNAGTTPIAGAPVVSYQSDPTWMYQIALKTREYNSKLLEQRSQTFIRGIKDVYTGLNFYPTSTQPTRVKMMKVGENEDETITYDTKFVNPNIRNKVTGLKDVPSSIFEDIEDEELKNAILEQQAYEKSFVN is encoded by the coding sequence ATGCCAAGATCTAGATCTCGCCAAAGCAAAAGGACTCAATCACCAGAAGAGACGCGGTCCCCCAGAAGCTCAAGGGTTCGCCGTGCGGATCTTTCAGGATTAGACTTAAACCCAGAAGAAGTGgacgatgatgaagaatatagCGAACAGATGCAGGACgacgacgatgaagaagatgtgACTAAAAATGGCTCAGAAGATAACGAGGAAGAAGTGATAAGTAAGAGAAATTccagaaaaagaaagattgatagcgatgaagatgaagatgaagatgaagacgatgacAAAGTGGAAGAAGATGGAATAGAAGACGAGGAAGATGgagaagaggaagaagaagaggatcaagaggaagaagaagaagaaggagaagaagaagaagaagaagaaaaaaagaagCCCATTGAACGCAAGGTGCAAATTCATATGGAAGATAAAAGAAGGGGCCCAAAAAAGAGAGGTAGAAAGAGGACTAGATTGACAATCACCGATGACGGATTCTTTGATGAGGAAGGAAATACgttgaatattattgatgacGAGGTTGTGcttgatgatgaagatgcaAAGGGAAAAGAAAAGATTGACGAGTACGGTAATTTACAAGGAAATAGACAGTTCCGTATGAAAGTATTCACTGTTTTGGGGAATGGagataagaaatttatGATTTCTACAGAACCTGCCCGTCTTGTAGGATTCCGTGACTCATACTTATTATTTAAGACTCATAGAAACTTGTTCAAGAAGGTTTGTACACacgaagaaaaaattgatcTTATTGATAGACACataattccaaattcaTATAAAGGTAGGTCGGTTAACTTGGTTGCAGCTAGATCTATTTTCAGAGAATTTGGAGCAAGAATTATCAAAGAAGGTAAAAAGGTGATTGATGATTTCTGGGAACAAAGAGCTATTGATAATGGCGATGTCCCTGGTGAATATGCGGACCCAGCGGAGTTATATGGAAACCTTTACAAGCAACCAGCAGTTTTAGGCGACACCGGTTCAAATGCAGGGACAACGCCAATAGCAGGAGCACCCGTAGTTAGTTATCAATCCGATCCAACATGGATGTACCAAATCGCATTGAAAACAAGAGAGTATAATTCTAAATTGCTTGAACAAAGAAGTCAAACGTTCATTCGTGGTATTAAGGATGTATACACTggattaaatttttatcCAACAAGTACGCAGCCTACAAGGGTTAAAATGATGAAAGTTGGTGAGAACGAGGATGAAACAATAACATATGATACTAAATTTGTGAATCCAAACATTCGAAACAAGGTGACGGGTTTAAAGGATGTGCCCTCAAGCATTTTCGAAGATATAGAAGACGAAGAACTCAAAAACGCAATTTTAGAGCAACAAGCGTATGAAAAATCATTTGTAAATTGa
- a CDS encoding DEHA2E14938p (similar to ca|CA4840|IPF1235 Candida albicans IPF1235 unknown function) encodes MTYSPLHVMNQNAWGSYNSEVNSDGIKPGFRIPDEQGAKVSQTQLLTQKGQFSLDEIVSILNACTPQSLDEYNEHIFKIISLIHEDQIGPDQFTTLEKKLYELMDMLSGFIDNENPIHSKLYTIVEKCFDIFVKISTNHRNVDLSTRTIRFLTNLIMNLNYWELYNLLTWKPSIYHFLSIIQFDLNECYAKFIEDYSKYKHHQASLNEAIKLKGKTKRPKSKKSISQDSGNSASPVSDDASLSPYENLSGSSTPSSFLYVNASTDDHDKFVSESLAGLTPSEKKKIRVDSKLAAHRIIKKTSAAKPSNKSSNYDPDVVHECQLPSADEPDKMCLRRFSRKYELIRHQETVHSKKKKLFKCYVCVKQSPNIGPRIFTRHDTLAKHIRVNHKISGREAKAEVAYSKKHAEIVEEGDITVHVGRRKTKVDFELRAHMEKRKSSKDSSDMDDDMDDDMGDINDSPGAIDSADDTFN; translated from the coding sequence ATGACTTATTCACCGTTACATGTAATGAACCAGAATGCATGGGGATCATATAATTCCGAGGTTAACAGTGATGGTATCAAGCCGGGCTTTCGCATACCAGACGAACAGGGGGCCAAGGTAAGCCAGACACAGCTTTTAACGCAAAAGGGACAGTTCTCATTGGATGAGATTGTCTCTATTTTGAATGCTTGTACACCTCAATCTCTTGACGAGTACAACGAacatattttcaagattataTCGCTAATCCACGAGGACCAAATTGGGCCAGACCAATTCACAACTTTGGAGAAGAAGTTGTACGAGCTTATGGATATGCTTTCTggatttattgataatgaaaatcCGATACATTCTAAGTTGTACACGATTGTGGAGAAGTGTTTCGatatatttgttaaaattTCAACCAACCATAGAAATGTCGATTTGTCGACCAGAACGATTAGATTCCTAACAAATTTGattatgaatttaaattattggGAATTATATAACTTATTAACGTGGAAGCCGTCTATCTATCATTTCTTGTCAATTATACAATTTGACTTGAACGAATGTTATGCCAAGTTCATTGaggattattcaaaatacaaGCACCACCAAGCCTCCTTAAACGAAGCCATTAAGCTTAAAGGAAAAACCAAACGtccaaaatcaaagaaatccATTTCTCAAGATTCTGGAAATTCTGCTTCACCCGTATCTGATGATGCTTCGCTCAGTCCTTACGAAAATTTATCGGGATCAAGTACTccttcttcatttctttATGTTAATGCATCAACAGATGATCATGATAAGTTTGTTTCGGAATCATTGGCTGGATTGACTCCAAgtgaaaagaagaaaataaggGTGGATTCGAAGCTTGCAGCTCATAGAATCATTAAGAAAACCTCTGCAGCAAAACCATCTAACAAGTCTTCAAATTATGATCCTGATGTGGTTCACGAATGTCAATTACCTTCGGCTGATGAGCCTGATAAGATGTGCTTACGTCGCTTCTCAAGaaaatatgaattaattaGACATCAAGAGACTGTTCATtcgaaaaagaaaaaactATTTAAGTGCTACGTTTGTGTGAAACAAAGCCCTAATATTGGCCCCAGAATATTTACTAGACATGATACCTTAGCAAAACATATAAGAGTAAACCATAAAATTTCGGGTAGAGAAGCGAAAGCTGAAGTTGCCTACTCTAAGAAGCATGCAGAGATTGTGGAAGAGGGTGACATTACAGTACACGTAGGTCGAAGAAAAACAAAAGTGGACTTCGAGCTACGTGCACATATGGAAAAGAGAAAATCCAGTAAAGATTCGTCAGATATGGATGATGATATGGACGATGATATGGGAGATATCAATGATTCTCCTGGTGCAATTGATTCAGCTGATGATACATTTAActaa
- a CDS encoding DEHA2E14872p (similar to ca|CA4837|IPF1228 Candida albicans IPF1228 unknown function), which produces MGCFIYAVDLSFLQDRISAITKRDDGFEFGIYSNNVRVDTDNRFASEQPWSERKGGVIQALQSRNENGPTLVGLQELKHNQLLDILQGLNGNGNNIPWTHFGVGRDDGAEKGEYSAVLYNTEEWSLLNGTSRWLSETPDTPSIAWGAATIRIVTMTTMQHKQSGKVVNYFNTHFDHKSEEARQKSADLIAGWIQQMPNNYPTFLSGDFNSISSDVAYQTLQKSLKDSNTAAYQHINGNLSTYTGFEKNDNQSIIDFIWSPLNTNQENSNTYALEYEVLDNMYNGSRFSDHRPVNVHFKVYE; this is translated from the coding sequence ATGGGTTGCTTCATATATGCTGTTGACTTGTCATTCTTACAAGACAGAATTTCTGCTATTACAAAAAGAGACGatggatttgaatttggaatCTATTCAAATAACGTTAGAGTTGATACTGACAATCGTTTCGCTTCTGAGCAACCTTGGAGCGAAAGAAAAGGTGGTGTAATCCAAGCCTTACAATCAAGGAACGAGAATGGCCCAACTTTGGTTGGTTTGcaagaattgaaacatAACCAATTGCTTGATATTTTACAAGGTTTAAATGGTAATGGTAACAATATTCCATGGACTCATTTTGGAGTCGGGAGAGATGATGGAGCAGAGAAAGGGGAATATTCTGCCGTTTTATACAACACTGAAGAATGGAGCTTATTAAACGGTACATCTAGATGGTTAAGTGAAACCCCTGATACGCCAAGTATTGCATGGGGTGCTGCAACCATTAGAATTGTTACTATGACCACCATGCAACACAAACAATCAGGTAAGGTCgttaattattttaatacCCATTTTGATCACAAATCTGAAGAAGCAAGACAAAAATCTGCTGACTTAATTGCTGGCTGGATTCAACAAATGCCAAATAACTATCCTACATTCTTGAGTGGTGATTTCAACTCTATCTCCTCCGATGTTGCCTATCAAACTCTTCAAAAGAGCTTGAAAGACTCAAACACCGCTGCTTATCAGCATATCAATGGCAACCTTTCTACTTATACTGGATTTGAGAAAAACGACAACCAATCcatcattgattttatttggtCCCCATTAAACACTAATCAAGAAAACTCCAATACTTATGCCCTTGAGTATGAAGTTCTTGATAACATGTACAATGGATCTAGATTTAGTGATCACAGACCGGTCAATGTTCACTTCAAAGTgtatgaataa
- a CDS encoding DEHA2E14894p (some similarities with uniprot|P40341 Saccharomyces cerevisiae YMR089c YTA12 Component of the mitochondrial inner membrane m-AAA protease that mediates degradation of misfolded or unassembled proteins and is also required for correct assembly of mitochondrial enzyme complexes), with product MSLRVVRRPIRAIFNPSINVLKTPSIRGLHITKRLLQDQKKTEKDGKDEKINAEIRKLKELKETYRNAGFFEKLKLHSQLLKQEAKVTEAQESKLNANIPAPVMKFDEDPMSVENLARYQVIYSFMLTTFVRECEAYTRPQSVNFNPDALIDDIIDSFKEFHPEYAPVTKNDVLFYFHVYHFLSNNIIFMDELNFEDPVVAKLLNSYVSMNPEDNATEQAKKVADEMNVNEDVVIGWFNIFSILSSTPFAKPGQKYTCSLCPTEYARFQVFNSQVDAIQDKFSKIYNDAFKKSNSANTKQNSNANPGLNNFIFQNNDSKKNSQDDKKNGKNKNNKDKKSMEFEINLNGSPMKYFQLGLLGGLLMYVLYNLSQDSDNEISFQKFAADFLSKNLVSRLVVVNNKTVIVELNDNGKAQYGNHQGRLYFNVGSIESFERSLRHVQEEYKIAEQVRVPVVYVNEGNTTKMLINFLPTILFLGAIYYMTKKASMGGMGGPLGFGKSTAKKFNQETDIKIRFKDVAGMSEAKEEVMEFVKFLKNPEKYEKLGAKIPRGAILSGPPGTGKTLIAKATAGEADVPFYSVSGSEFVEMFVGVGASRVRDLFKTARENAPSIVFVDEIDAIGKQRSKGNASGTNDERETTLNQLLVEMDGFESSDHVVVLAGTNRADILDKALMRPGRFDRHITIDNPELLGRKEIFQVHLKKITLAKNIDHDLPGRLAALTPGFSGADIANVCNEAALIGARFNAEAVTSRHFELAIERVIGGIEKKSKILNAEEQRVVAYHEAGHAVCGWFLKHAHPLLKVSIIPRGQGALGYAQYLPPDQYLMSALQLEDRMIMTLGGRVSEELHFDSVTSGAHDDFKKVTNIAQSMVLRFGMSKRVGMVNYADTQSQDNLTKPFSDETNSIIDEEIQRIVRECYQKCADLLKEKSHEVELVAQELLRKEYITREDMIRLLGKRPFPETNDAFDKYLDGKDVFKNEKPADEKKDDAE from the coding sequence ATGTCGTTGAGGGTTGTTAGAAGACCTATAAGGGCAATATTTAACCCTAGCATAAATGTATTGAAAACACCTTCAATAAGAGGTTTACATATAACGAAGCGCTTACTTCAAGACCAAAAGAAGACCGAAAAAGATGGAAAGGACGAGAAAATAAACGCtgaaataagaaaattaaaagaGCTTAAGGAAACATATCGCAACGCAGGTTTTTTcgaaaagttgaaattaCATAGTCAGTTATTGAAGCAAGAAGCCAAGGTTACCGAAGCTCAAGAATCGAAGTTGAATGCGAACATTCCGGCGCCAGTGATGAAGTTTGATGAAGATCCTATGTCAGTGGAGAATTTGGCTAGGTACCAAGTGATCTACTCTTTCATGTTAACGACATTTGTACGTGAATGTGAGGCTTATACCAGACCACAATCTGTAAATTTTAATCCTGATGCGTTAATTGACGATATAATTGATAGCTTCAAAGAATTCCATCCAGAATATGCACCAGTTACAAAGAATGATGTGTTGTTTTACTTCCATGTGTATCACTTTTTACTGAAcaatatcatcttcatgGATGAATTAAACTTCGAGGATCCTGTCGTTGCaaagttattgaattcttaTGTTAGCATGAATCCAGAGGACAATGCAACCGAACAGGCGAAAAAAGTAGCCGATGAAATGAATGTAAATGAAGATGTAGTTATTGGCTggtttaatatattttcaatcttatcATCGACACCATTTGCGAAACCTGGCCAGAAATATACTTGCTCATTATGTCCTACAGAGTATGCTCGTTTTCAGGTGTTCAATTCTCAAGTTGATGCTATTCAAGATAAgttttcaaagatttataATGATGCTTTTAAAAAATCGAACAGTGCCAATACTAAACAAAATTCCAATGCTAATCCAGGATTGAACAACTTCATATTTCAGAATAATGAttccaagaagaattctcaagatgataaaaagaatggtaaaaataaaaataataaagacaaAAAATCCATGGAGTTTGAAATCAATCTCAATGGATCCCCAATGAAGTATTTTCAGCTTGGACTTTTGGGTGGTCTTTTAATGTACGTTTTGTATAATTTGTCCCAAGACAGTGATAATGAAATCTCATTCCAAAAGTTTGCAGCTGACTTTTTGAGTAAGAATCTTGTGTCGAGATTAGTTGttgtcaataataaaactGTAATCGTggaattgaatgataatggTAAAGCACAATATGGAAACCATCAAGGTCGCttatatttcaatgttGGATCTATTGAATCATTCGAACGTAGTTTACGTCATGTTCAAGAGGAGTATAAAATTGCCGAACAGGTTAGAGTTCCGGTAGTATATGTAAATGAAGGTAACACCACAAAGATGTTGATTAACTTTTTACCaacaatattattcttgGGTGCTATTTACTACATGACTAAAAAGGCTAGTATGGGTGGAATGGGTGGTCCATTGGGATTTGGTAAATCTACTGCAAAGAAATTCAATCAAGAAACAGACATaaaaattagatttaaGGATGTTGCAGGTATGTCTGAAGcgaaagaagaagtcaTGGAATTTGTTAAGTTCTTAAAAAATCCTgagaaatatgaaaagcTAGGAGCTAAAATTCCAAGAGGTGCCATTTTATCGGGTCCACCTGGTACTGGTAAGACCCTTATAGCTAAAGCCACTGCGGGTGAAGCCGATGTTCCATTTTACTCTGTCTCAGGATCTGAATTCGTAGAAATGTTTGTCGGTGTTGGTGCATCTCGTGTTCGTGACTTGTTTAAGACTGCCCGTGAAAATGCACCATCAATAGTATTcgttgatgaaattgatgctATTGGTAAACAACGTTCAAAGGGAAATGCTAGTGGTACCAACGATGAACGTGAAACTActttaaatcaattattggttGAAATGGATGGGTTTGAAAGCTCAGATCATGTTGTTGTTTTGGCAGGTACGAACAGAGCAGACATTTTAGATAAAGCTTTGATGAGACCAGGTAGATTTGACAGACATATTACTATTGATAATCCTGAATTGTTAGGACGTAAAGAAATCTTCCAAGttcatttgaaaaaaattacgTTAGCTAAGAATATCGATCATGATTTGCCGGGTCGTTTGGCTGCTTTAACACCAGGATTTTCTGGTGCAGATATTGCAAACGTTTGTAATGAAGCCGCTTTAATTGGTGCGAGATTTAATGCTGAAGCCGTTACCTCAAGACATTTCGAATTGGCAATTGAGAGGGTTATAGGtggaattgaaaagaaatcCAAAATTTTGAACGCTGAAGAACAAAGGGTTGTTGCCTACCATGAAGCAGGTCATGCTGTTTGTGGTTGGTTTTTGAAACATGCTCATccattattgaaagtttCTATCATTCCTAGGGGCCAAGGTGCTTTAGGTTACGCACAGTACTTACCACCGGACCAATACTTGATGTCTGCTTTACAATTAGAGGATAGAATGATTATGACTTTAGGTGGTAGAGTTTCAGAAGAATTACATTTTGATTCAGTAACAAGTGGTGCCCACGATGACTTCAAAAAAGTCACCAACATTGCCCAATCAATGGTTTTAAGATTTGGTATGTCTAAGAGAGTTGGTATGGTCAACTACGCCGACACCCAATCTCAGGATAACTTAACCAAGCCATTCAGTGACGAAACCAACTCTATCATAGATGAGGAGATTCAAAGAATCGTTAGAGAATGCTACCAAAAATGTGcagatttattgaaggaGAAATCTCATGAAGTTGAACTAGTAGCTCAAGAGTTATTGAGAAAGGAGTATATCACCAGGGAAGACATGATTAGATTATTAGGTAAGAGGCCTTTCCCAGAAACCAATGATGcctttgataaatatctTGATGGTAAGGATGTTTTCAAAAACGAGAAGCCTGCagatgaaaaaaaagatGATGCTGAATAA